In Xanthomonas sacchari, a genomic segment contains:
- a CDS encoding helix-turn-helix transcriptional regulator, whose amino-acid sequence MATELWDTQERFTAERLLQRAADLAVALTPIDMSARRLRTALFSGRLLMHEVQPGLIVTASDVLHFKGDTVQLQADPALSCSILLGGEAERMRIDRHTEVCKRLEHAVLIGHAHRVRVERPEIVRAHRSRDAGFMLKPAFFDRFGTQLADDGLAGLRAFAESDYRTATLARSPRLLGIARQILDCPYSGHLGRLFLEGSALALVAEVAALLAQERLQVPRIGKRRYDQVMLARAILDARVAAPPSTLALARLVGVNVTTLQASFKQVHGVTLFGYVREQRLLMARCLLQECDVAAAEIGRRVGFSSPAAFATAYRRRFGHSPTAARRGTRAPG is encoded by the coding sequence ATGGCAACGGAACTGTGGGACACGCAAGAGCGCTTCACCGCCGAGCGCCTGCTGCAGCGTGCCGCCGACCTCGCGGTGGCGCTGACCCCGATCGACATGTCCGCACGGCGGTTGCGCACTGCGCTGTTCTCCGGGCGCCTGCTCATGCACGAGGTGCAGCCCGGGCTGATCGTCACCGCCAGCGACGTCCTGCACTTCAAGGGCGACACGGTGCAGTTGCAGGCCGATCCTGCGCTGAGCTGCAGCATCCTGCTCGGCGGCGAAGCGGAGCGGATGCGGATCGATCGGCACACCGAGGTCTGCAAGCGCCTGGAGCACGCAGTGCTGATCGGCCACGCCCACCGCGTGCGCGTGGAGCGGCCGGAAATCGTACGCGCGCACCGCAGCCGCGATGCCGGCTTCATGCTCAAGCCGGCGTTCTTCGATCGCTTCGGGACGCAGTTGGCCGACGACGGCCTGGCGGGGCTGCGCGCGTTCGCCGAAAGCGACTACCGGACGGCGACGCTGGCGCGTTCGCCGCGCCTGCTCGGTATCGCCAGGCAGATCCTGGACTGCCCGTACAGCGGCCACCTGGGCCGCCTGTTCCTGGAGGGCAGCGCGCTCGCCCTGGTGGCGGAGGTGGCCGCCTTGCTGGCGCAGGAGCGTTTGCAGGTGCCGCGGATCGGCAAACGCCGCTACGACCAGGTGATGCTGGCGCGGGCCATCCTCGACGCGCGCGTGGCCGCGCCGCCATCCACGCTGGCTCTGGCCCGGCTGGTGGGGGTCAACGTGACCACACTGCAGGCCAGCTTCAAGCAGGTGCACGGCGTCACCCTCTTCGGCTACGTCCGCGAGCAGCGGCTGCTGATGGCGCGCTGCCTGCTGCAGGAGTGCGACGTCGCCGCCGCCGAGATCGGCCGCCGGGTCGGGTTTTCCAGCCCAGCGGCATTCGCCACCGCCTACCGGCGCCGCTTCGGCCATTCGCCGACGGCCGCAAGGCGCGGTACGCGCGCGCCCGGCTGA
- a CDS encoding TonB-dependent receptor, with translation MLPAACARRSRSCLPALQPLPLACAAIAGLACFGAAAQTEPQAPATLPRIVVTAEKQERAQRDTATSADVLSERELRRRGIVSSRDAFADAVNVVYLGHDNAAPAIRGIDGAGAAVGVDAYFAGSRPRLGITVDGRPLSFNEIVFGSSSLWDVQQTELLRGPQSLLQGRNAIAGTLAIKTRDPVFAPEGAALFSAGGHAHYQGALLFNAPLVVDELALRVAADVQHHDSFLSYSGYSGVRRPGRFETHNVRAKLLYTPKALPGVRELVTLQHTDATAPQSETTQFPYTSRVASTPQMPVFRTRATAVLSDTQWPLGERLTLRGLATATDLHVERDALPRSGIADLDAKQYTFEPNLALDRGGSAFSGLLGLYLFRSRQDETIDYPFDERFHDRVDTEALYAQGTLALSERVDLTVGARYERERHRRDGGDAARYIALDLDTTWRTFLPKLDLAWHPSGAWTLGLLAQRGYNAGGGGVTLGYPQATIYSYAPEYVRDHELYVRGDLAGGRLQVNGNLFYGEYRGLQLPFLTSTQPYYQFVIRNARRAYNAGAELGLRWLPSARVDVHASLGLLRTRITDDAGWGTQGNAFANAPRVTGSLGASWHGVSGLDLNLDLHHSGSYHSDVQNTPLARIHPYWLGRASAGYHLGNVYLFAGVDNLFDHRDPLMIYVFASAGAYSAYNTGTMPEPRTWYAGLRVDFR, from the coding sequence ATGCTGCCCGCTGCATGCGCGCGCCGTTCCCGGTCCTGTCTCCCCGCGCTGCAACCGCTGCCGCTCGCCTGTGCGGCGATCGCCGGCCTGGCCTGCTTCGGCGCAGCCGCGCAGACGGAGCCGCAGGCGCCGGCGACGCTGCCGCGCATCGTGGTGACCGCCGAGAAGCAGGAGCGGGCGCAGCGCGACACCGCCACCAGCGCCGACGTGCTGAGCGAACGGGAGCTGCGCCGGCGCGGCATCGTCAGCAGCCGCGACGCGTTCGCCGACGCGGTCAATGTCGTCTATCTCGGCCACGACAACGCGGCGCCGGCCATCCGCGGCATCGACGGCGCCGGCGCCGCGGTCGGCGTCGATGCCTACTTCGCCGGTTCGCGGCCGCGCCTGGGCATCACCGTGGACGGGCGGCCGCTGAGCTTCAACGAGATCGTCTTCGGCAGCAGCAGCCTGTGGGACGTGCAGCAGACCGAACTGCTGCGCGGCCCGCAGAGCCTGCTGCAGGGCCGCAACGCCATCGCTGGCACCCTGGCGATCAAGACCCGCGATCCGGTCTTCGCGCCCGAAGGCGCGGCGCTGTTCTCCGCCGGCGGTCACGCGCATTACCAGGGCGCGCTGTTGTTCAACGCGCCGCTGGTGGTCGACGAACTGGCCCTGCGCGTGGCCGCCGATGTGCAGCACCACGACAGTTTCCTGTCCTACAGCGGCTACTCGGGCGTGCGCCGCCCCGGGCGCTTCGAAACGCACAACGTCCGCGCCAAGCTGCTGTACACGCCGAAGGCGCTTCCCGGCGTGCGCGAGCTGGTCACCCTGCAGCACACCGATGCGACCGCGCCGCAATCGGAGACCACGCAGTTCCCGTACACCTCCCGCGTCGCCAGCACGCCGCAGATGCCGGTGTTCCGGACGCGCGCGACTGCCGTGCTGTCCGACACCCAGTGGCCGCTCGGCGAGCGGCTCACGCTGCGCGGCCTGGCCACCGCGACCGACCTGCACGTCGAGCGCGACGCGTTACCGCGTTCGGGCATCGCCGATCTGGATGCCAAGCAGTACACGTTCGAACCGAATCTTGCGCTGGACCGCGGCGGCTCGGCGTTCAGCGGGCTGCTCGGCCTGTATCTGTTCCGCTCGCGGCAGGACGAGACCATCGACTACCCGTTCGACGAGCGCTTCCACGACCGCGTCGACACCGAGGCGCTCTACGCGCAGGGCACCCTGGCGCTGAGCGAGCGGGTGGACCTGACCGTGGGCGCGCGCTACGAACGCGAGCGCCACCGCCGCGATGGCGGCGACGCCGCCCGCTACATCGCCCTCGACCTCGACACGACCTGGCGCACCTTCCTGCCCAAGCTCGACCTGGCCTGGCATCCGAGCGGCGCATGGACGCTCGGCCTGCTCGCCCAGCGCGGCTACAACGCCGGCGGCGGTGGCGTGACCCTGGGCTACCCGCAGGCGACGATCTACAGCTACGCCCCCGAATACGTGCGCGACCACGAGCTGTACGTGCGCGGCGACCTGGCCGGCGGCAGGCTGCAGGTGAACGGCAATCTCTTTTACGGCGAGTACCGCGGGCTGCAACTGCCGTTCCTGACCAGCACCCAGCCCTACTACCAGTTCGTGATCCGCAACGCGCGGCGCGCCTACAACGCCGGTGCCGAACTGGGCCTGCGCTGGTTGCCCAGTGCGCGCGTCGATGTGCATGCCAGCCTCGGCCTGCTGCGCACGCGCATTACCGACGACGCCGGCTGGGGCACCCAGGGCAATGCCTTCGCCAATGCGCCGCGGGTCACCGGCAGCCTCGGGGCCAGTTGGCACGGTGTCTCCGGCCTGGACCTGAACCTCGACCTGCACCACAGCGGTTCCTACCATTCCGACGTGCAGAACACCCCGCTGGCGCGGATCCATCCGTACTGGCTGGGCCGCGCCAGCGCTGGCTACCACCTGGGCAACGTCTACCTGTTCGCCGGCGTCGACAACCTGTTCGATCATCGCGATCCGCTGATGATCTACGTGTTCGCCAGCGCCGGCGCGTACTCGGCCTACAACACCGGCA
- a CDS encoding methyl-accepting chemotaxis protein, which produces MSFHHLTVTKRLAIGFCGVIAMLLLVGITSLIGFRKFTSAAALDAHTYKVITLGDRMLVSLLNIESGARGFALTRDPAYLAPFELGEREFRAQWQESKQLTADNAAQQARLQTLMQDYTQFMATKRKAVEHMRVTAADSDDAQLDAFRTVGKQQMDGLRATIGQYEDVERALLQVRKAESEARARSGEWTSLGGMLIGIVAAILLGLLVRNSLMRQLGGEPAYAADVVRRIASGDLSQEVRVPTQAPSLLNDMRQMQEELRTVIQAQTEMARQHAAGQISFRMDEARFPGDYGRMVRDTNALVHSHIAVNQRLIALMGEYAEGDLSRDLEQFPGEMAILTETMAKVKHNLGAINQEIDLLVRAAAQGDFSRRGEEQRFQHAFRGMVANLNTMMTGTETNLAALSQLLRAIAAGDLTHTMQGDFHGVFAQMRDDANATVAQLTDMVGRIQQAATSIDTAAGEIASGNDDLSRRTEQQAASLEETAASMEELTATVKQNAEHARQANQLAAGAASVASQGGTVVGQVVTTMDGIEAASKKIADIIGVIDGIAFQTNILALNAAVEAARAGEQGRGFAVVASEVRTLAQRSASAAKEIKTLIDDSVERVSAGSALVAQAGTTMQDIVASVQRVTDIMGEIAAASQEQSAGIEQVNQTVTQMDQTTQQNAALVEEATAAARAMEQQAGELVEIVGQFQVRSETYPVVAQLVARATANVA; this is translated from the coding sequence GTGTCTTTTCATCATCTCACCGTCACCAAGCGCCTGGCAATCGGCTTCTGCGGCGTGATCGCCATGTTATTGCTGGTCGGCATTACCAGCCTGATCGGCTTCCGCAAGTTCACCAGCGCCGCGGCGCTGGACGCGCACACCTACAAGGTCATCACCCTCGGCGACCGCATGCTGGTGAGCCTGCTCAACATCGAGAGCGGCGCGCGCGGCTTCGCGCTGACCCGCGACCCGGCCTACCTGGCACCGTTCGAGCTGGGCGAACGCGAGTTCCGCGCGCAGTGGCAGGAGTCCAAGCAGCTGACCGCGGACAACGCGGCGCAGCAAGCGCGCCTGCAGACCCTGATGCAGGACTACACGCAATTCATGGCGACCAAGCGCAAGGCGGTGGAGCACATGCGCGTCACCGCCGCCGACAGCGACGACGCCCAGCTGGACGCGTTCCGGACCGTCGGCAAACAGCAGATGGACGGGCTGCGCGCCACCATCGGCCAGTACGAGGACGTCGAACGCGCGCTGCTGCAGGTGCGCAAGGCCGAGAGCGAGGCGCGCGCGCGGTCCGGCGAATGGACCAGCCTGGGCGGCATGCTGATCGGCATCGTCGCCGCGATCCTGCTCGGCCTGCTGGTGCGCAACAGCCTGATGCGCCAGCTCGGCGGCGAACCGGCCTACGCCGCCGACGTGGTGCGCCGCATCGCCAGTGGCGACCTGTCGCAGGAGGTGCGGGTGCCCACGCAGGCGCCGTCGCTGCTCAACGACATGCGGCAGATGCAGGAGGAACTGCGCACGGTGATCCAGGCGCAGACCGAGATGGCCCGGCAGCATGCCGCCGGCCAGATCAGCTTCCGCATGGACGAGGCGCGTTTCCCGGGCGACTACGGGCGCATGGTGCGCGACACCAACGCGTTGGTGCACAGCCATATCGCGGTCAACCAGCGGCTGATCGCGCTGATGGGCGAGTACGCCGAAGGCGACCTCAGCCGCGACCTGGAGCAGTTCCCGGGCGAGATGGCGATCCTGACCGAGACCATGGCCAAGGTGAAGCACAACCTCGGCGCGATCAACCAGGAGATCGACCTGCTGGTGCGCGCCGCCGCGCAGGGCGATTTCTCCCGCCGCGGCGAGGAGCAGCGCTTCCAGCATGCCTTCCGCGGCATGGTCGCCAACCTCAACACGATGATGACCGGCACCGAGACCAACTTGGCGGCGCTGTCGCAGTTGTTGCGCGCGATCGCCGCCGGCGATCTGACCCACACCATGCAGGGCGACTTCCACGGCGTGTTCGCGCAGATGCGCGACGACGCCAACGCCACCGTCGCGCAGCTGACCGACATGGTCGGCCGCATCCAGCAGGCCGCGACCAGCATCGACACCGCGGCAGGCGAGATCGCCAGCGGCAACGACGACCTGTCGCGCCGCACCGAGCAGCAGGCCGCCAGCCTGGAGGAAACTGCCGCGTCGATGGAGGAACTGACCGCCACGGTGAAGCAGAACGCCGAGCATGCGCGCCAGGCCAACCAGCTGGCGGCCGGCGCCGCGTCGGTGGCCTCGCAGGGCGGCACGGTGGTCGGCCAGGTGGTGACCACCATGGACGGCATCGAGGCCGCCTCCAAGAAGATCGCCGACATCATCGGCGTGATCGACGGCATCGCCTTCCAGACCAACATCCTGGCGCTCAATGCCGCGGTCGAAGCCGCCCGCGCCGGCGAACAGGGTCGCGGCTTCGCGGTGGTCGCCAGCGAAGTGCGCACCCTCGCCCAGCGTTCGGCCAGCGCCGCCAAGGAGATCAAGACGCTGATCGACGACTCGGTCGAGCGGGTGAGTGCGGGCTCGGCCCTGGTCGCGCAGGCCGGCACGACGATGCAGGACATCGTGGCCTCGGTGCAGCGCGTCACCGACATCATGGGCGAGATCGCCGCCGCCTCGCAGGAGCAGTCGGCCGGCATCGAACAGGTCAACCAGACCGTCACCCAGATGGACCAGACCACCCAGCAGAACGCCGCGCTGGTCGAGGAAGCCACCGCCGCGGCACGCGCGATGGAACAGCAGGCCGGCGAGTTGGTGGAGATCGTCGGCCAGTTCCAGGTACGCAGCGAGACCTACCCGGTGGTGGCGCAACTGGTCGCCCGCGCCACCGCCAACGTGGCCTAG